Within Synechococcus sp. NB0720_010, the genomic segment CGCCGGGGTACCGATGGCCACCAGGCCATCGACGGCGGCCACTGCCGCTCCAGGGTTATTGAAACCAAGGATTTCCACCAGACAGGCCGCGCCATCGGGATGGGCGCTGGCGGCCAAGGCCTGGGTGGCCTGAAGCAGACCCATGGCACTGTCCGCGCGGCGCACGGCCTCCACCAACTCAGCCACCTGGGAGGGGCTCATCGACATCGACGTCATGGCGGGATCAGAGCAGGTCATCCATGGCCTCCAACACCGCCACCGTGGAGGCATCCAACTGGGAGGGAGCCCCAGCGTCCTGGTTTTCCACTAAACCGCGCAGGGCAATCAACTTGAGGCTGTTCTCCGCCAGGGTCGCCGCAATGGCCGGCAGGGCTGGCCGCCAGCCCGCGCCCCCCAGATCCATCAGGGCCGCGCGGCGCACCTGGAGTTGCTGGTGTTGAAGCAGCGCCAGGAGCTGCTCTCCCCAGCGGGGCTCCTGGGTGAGTTGGAGTAGGGCGCGGCAGGCGGCGCTGCGGATCAGGGGACGCTCGTGCTGAACGAAGGGTTCAATCACGGCCACCACCTCAGCGGATCCCTCACCGATCTCACCGAGGGCCTCCAGGAGCGCTTCGCAGGGTTCCTGCAGGCGGGGGGTGCCGCTGCGCTGCGCACCAGCGACCGCAGGACCGCTGGCCAGACGACGCTGCAAAGCAGGGACAGCACGCCGGGC encodes:
- a CDS encoding HEAT repeat domain-containing protein — protein: MVAGPADPPISGNGDPISEEEALRRLRLSDDPSAQYYAAWWLGRNRSSHPDAVPLLQEALRQRRPRDAGAGVEENAVARNAARALGKLGGAAEAAIDDLLATLEDEDDGLREAAARSLGELKARRAVPALQRRLASGPAVAGAQRSGTPRLQEPCEALLEALGEIGEGSAEVVAVIEPFVQHERPLIRSAACRALLQLTQEPRWGEQLLALLQHQQLQVRRAALMDLGGAGWRPALPAIAATLAENSLKLIALRGLVENQDAGAPSQLDASTVAVLEAMDDLL